The Spirosoma radiotolerans genome has a window encoding:
- a CDS encoding glycosyltransferase family 9 protein codes for MASPVNVLILQFASIGDVVLTSPVVRCLKQQIPNAVIHFCTRREYQPIVAHNPYIAERHYLEDSLYALIRQLKIQRFDYVIDLQNTFSTRLIKAALGSRSYSVDNQSFRKWLYVGWKINALPDQHIVDRYMATVMPLGIENDGRGLDYFIPYKDEVEASWLPETHQNDFVAYAIGGKHMTCRLPLLRIIELCLKINYPIVLLGDKEDRQVGDEIVRAIGHEQIYNACGLFNLNQSASLLQRARVVFSHDTGLMHIAAALRKKVYSIWGSTTPQFGFYPYKTAHVRLETPGLGCRPCSATGLGNCPMKHFKCMNDLSFDFDVKELRTKKKNFE; via the coding sequence ATGGCCTCCCCGGTGAACGTACTGATTCTGCAATTTGCCTCTATTGGCGATGTCGTACTGACATCGCCTGTTGTGCGTTGTCTGAAACAGCAAATCCCCAATGCCGTCATTCATTTTTGTACCCGTCGGGAATACCAGCCCATCGTTGCCCACAATCCATACATTGCTGAACGTCACTATCTGGAAGATAGCTTGTATGCGTTGATCCGGCAACTCAAGATCCAGCGGTTCGACTACGTTATTGACCTGCAAAATACGTTTTCCACCCGCCTGATTAAGGCAGCGCTGGGTTCGCGGTCGTACAGCGTTGACAACCAGTCTTTTCGTAAATGGCTTTACGTTGGCTGGAAAATCAATGCGCTTCCTGACCAGCATATTGTGGATCGCTATATGGCCACTGTAATGCCGTTAGGGATAGAAAACGACGGGCGCGGGCTGGATTATTTTATCCCGTACAAAGATGAAGTTGAAGCCAGCTGGTTGCCGGAAACGCACCAGAACGATTTCGTTGCCTATGCCATTGGCGGTAAGCACATGACCTGTCGGTTGCCCCTGTTGCGCATAATCGAGTTATGTCTTAAAATAAATTATCCCATTGTCTTGTTGGGCGATAAGGAGGACCGTCAGGTTGGCGACGAAATTGTGCGGGCCATTGGGCATGAGCAGATTTATAACGCCTGTGGCCTGTTTAATCTCAATCAATCCGCTTCGCTTTTACAACGGGCCCGGGTGGTTTTTAGTCACGACACAGGACTGATGCACATAGCCGCTGCCCTTCGGAAAAAAGTCTATTCCATTTGGGGGAGCACAACGCCCCAGTTCGGGTTCTACCCCTACAAGACGGCCCACGTTCGGCTCGAAACACCGGGTTTAGGTTGCCGTCCCTGTTCAGCCACTGGCCTCGGTAACTGCCCAATGAAGCACTTCAAGTGCATGAACGACCTCTCGTTTGATTTTGACGTGAAAGAGTTGCGAACGAAAAAAAAGAATTTTGAGTGA
- a CDS encoding DUF4249 domain-containing protein: protein MRLPVYVFAPLLLCALLVVSCVTEFQPDAVSIPPSLIIEGQVTDQPGPYTIKLTRTADYSYKSLNLLETGATVVISDNLGNKETLKEQAPGGTYQTASLQGVAGRSYKVSIQTKAGKKYESDAEVLPAAPPILKIYSEYTKESGGISLAKSQGWDVYLDTKDPEAPGNFYKWNWTHYEFTSVCLKQELLDGSLVGVGCCSNCWDITRCYTCINITSDVNINGKAISRQFISRVPYKSTSAYYIEVQQQAISKGAYEFWKSVRQLTSNTGGLFDAAPATVRGNVHSMSDPTEIVYGYFGATGIAEQYMNVDRSKGEGIPDIDVPIIVPQPTGCAVCENNLYRTPIKPRWWQF, encoded by the coding sequence ATGAGACTGCCTGTTTACGTATTTGCTCCGCTCTTGCTGTGTGCACTTCTCGTGGTTTCGTGCGTTACGGAGTTTCAGCCCGATGCCGTCAGCATTCCTCCCTCGTTGATTATTGAAGGACAGGTTACCGATCAACCCGGCCCGTATACGATCAAACTTACCCGCACGGCCGATTATTCGTACAAAAGCCTGAATTTGCTGGAGACAGGTGCCACGGTCGTCATTTCGGATAATTTGGGCAATAAGGAAACCCTAAAGGAACAAGCCCCTGGGGGAACCTACCAGACGGCCAGCCTGCAGGGTGTAGCCGGTCGGAGTTACAAGGTCAGTATTCAGACGAAAGCAGGGAAGAAGTATGAATCAGACGCTGAAGTACTACCGGCTGCTCCACCTATTTTAAAAATTTATTCAGAATACACAAAAGAATCGGGTGGGATAAGTCTGGCAAAGAGCCAGGGATGGGACGTGTATCTGGACACGAAAGACCCCGAAGCACCGGGCAACTTTTACAAATGGAATTGGACACATTACGAATTTACGTCCGTCTGTTTAAAGCAGGAACTGCTGGATGGTAGCCTGGTGGGCGTGGGTTGCTGTTCAAATTGCTGGGATATTACCCGCTGTTATACCTGCATCAACATCACGTCAGACGTCAATATTAATGGAAAAGCCATTAGTCGACAATTCATTTCGCGCGTGCCCTATAAATCGACAAGTGCGTATTACATTGAAGTACAGCAACAGGCGATCAGTAAAGGAGCGTATGAATTCTGGAAAAGCGTTCGGCAGTTGACGAGCAATACGGGTGGCCTGTTCGATGCTGCTCCGGCTACCGTGCGGGGGAACGTTCATTCGATGAGCGATCCAACCGAAATAGTCTATGGTTATTTTGGCGCAACAGGGATCGCAGAGCAATACATGAATGTGGACCGCAGCAAAGGGGAGGGTATTCCTGACATAGATGTTCCCATAATTGTACCGCAGCCTACGGGCTGTGCCGTTTGCGAAAATAACCTTTACCGAACCCCAATTAAGCCACGCTGGTGGCAGTTTTAA
- a CDS encoding FdhF/YdeP family oxidoreductase: MEKSPNSESKPSNPAEQDINNAPKSGERPNQGTEMTNDHYDPSGKPDADKRVFPTPDNVGAKRRNPVLAQPPEAFTGLKLGKPATVAAGVTAVLKSMEFSWGEAGVGRGTHALLKLNQKDGFDCSSCAWPDPDDHRSVAEFCENGAKATASDADHRRVDPEFFANHSLVELSHMTDRDLNNAGRLTHPVVRRPGATHYTKISWPDAFQLVADELNALKSPNEAIFYTSGKVPNEPAYLYQLFVRQFGTNNLPDCSNMCHESSGSGLSPTLGLGKGSVTLNDVHEAEVILIIGQNPGTNHPRMLTALQIAKRNGAKIIAVNPLHEAGLSHFKNPQDFMNPIKAVGTLLSAGTPIADLHLQVKVNGDMAVLQGIMKHLLRAEELNPGEVIDHEFIKQYTAHYDEFLENLRNTSWEDIEEISGLSQGQLLEAANLIAPKQKIITCWAMGITQQKNGVMSVQEIVNLHLMKGAVGKPGAGTCPVRGHSNVQGDRTMGIWERPHKEFLDALKEEYGFEPPREHGYDVVESIKAMYEGKTKVFMSLGGNFLSAAPDTEFVAEALRKQRLTVFVSTKLNRGHLVTGETSLILPCLTHVDIDMQRSGHQFTSCENSMGVVSQNKGVLQPLSREMLSEVAILSGIAIATLGDRSTVDWVGYTENYDTIRDAIARVIPGFDKFNEKIRKPGGFYLPNGPRERNFTTENGKANFTVTDMPKHTLEPDQLVLMSIRSHDQFNTTIYDYNDRYRGVYGERRVIFMNPQDMDDRHIRERQLVTITSHFEGQKRMLERFIAIPYNIPKGNTAAYYPEMNPLVPIASVAYISNQPTSKFVVVTVEPIPELLPEGSTSTIRMTVAA; encoded by the coding sequence ATGGAAAAGTCCCCAAACAGCGAATCCAAGCCAAGTAATCCGGCCGAACAGGATATAAATAATGCACCCAAAAGCGGTGAACGTCCTAACCAGGGCACAGAAATGACCAATGATCACTACGACCCATCGGGTAAGCCCGATGCCGACAAGCGCGTTTTTCCTACCCCCGATAATGTAGGTGCTAAACGTAGAAACCCCGTTCTGGCTCAACCACCAGAAGCCTTTACGGGACTCAAACTAGGCAAACCCGCCACGGTGGCAGCCGGGGTTACCGCTGTACTTAAATCCATGGAATTTTCGTGGGGAGAAGCGGGGGTAGGCCGGGGTACGCATGCCCTGTTGAAACTTAACCAGAAAGATGGGTTCGATTGCTCATCATGCGCCTGGCCCGATCCCGACGACCATCGGTCGGTAGCGGAGTTTTGCGAAAACGGTGCCAAAGCCACTGCGTCCGATGCCGATCATCGGCGCGTCGATCCGGAGTTCTTTGCCAACCACAGTCTGGTAGAGCTATCGCACATGACCGACCGCGATCTGAACAATGCCGGCCGGTTAACGCATCCCGTTGTTCGGCGTCCCGGAGCAACGCATTATACCAAAATTTCGTGGCCCGATGCGTTTCAATTAGTGGCTGATGAACTCAATGCACTGAAATCGCCCAACGAAGCCATCTTTTACACATCGGGTAAGGTGCCCAATGAACCGGCTTACCTCTATCAGCTTTTTGTGCGGCAATTTGGCACCAACAATCTGCCCGACTGCTCCAACATGTGCCACGAAAGCAGCGGTTCGGGTCTAAGCCCCACCCTGGGCTTGGGTAAGGGGTCTGTAACGCTGAATGATGTACACGAAGCAGAAGTCATTCTGATCATTGGGCAGAACCCCGGCACTAATCACCCCAGAATGCTGACGGCGCTGCAAATTGCCAAGCGAAACGGAGCTAAGATCATTGCCGTTAATCCGTTGCACGAAGCGGGGCTGAGTCACTTCAAGAATCCACAGGATTTCATGAATCCTATTAAAGCCGTGGGTACGTTACTCAGTGCGGGCACACCCATTGCCGACCTGCATTTACAGGTGAAGGTGAACGGGGACATGGCCGTTTTGCAGGGCATCATGAAGCACCTCCTGCGGGCAGAAGAGCTAAATCCCGGCGAGGTTATCGACCACGAATTTATCAAGCAATACACGGCTCACTACGATGAGTTTCTGGAGAACCTTCGAAACACCAGTTGGGAAGATATCGAGGAAATCAGCGGACTATCGCAGGGACAATTGCTGGAAGCCGCTAATCTGATCGCACCCAAGCAAAAAATCATTACGTGCTGGGCAATGGGCATTACGCAGCAGAAGAACGGCGTAATGAGCGTGCAGGAGATCGTCAACCTGCACCTGATGAAAGGGGCGGTTGGCAAGCCGGGTGCAGGAACCTGTCCCGTTCGGGGTCATTCCAATGTGCAGGGCGACCGCACCATGGGCATTTGGGAACGGCCTCATAAAGAGTTTCTGGATGCACTGAAGGAGGAATACGGTTTCGAGCCGCCCCGCGAGCATGGTTATGATGTGGTCGAGTCGATCAAGGCGATGTATGAAGGCAAAACGAAGGTATTTATGAGCCTGGGAGGTAATTTCCTGTCGGCAGCTCCTGATACCGAGTTCGTCGCCGAAGCGCTTCGCAAACAGCGGCTTACCGTTTTTGTCAGCACGAAGCTTAACCGGGGTCACCTTGTAACGGGTGAAACATCCCTGATTTTGCCCTGCCTGACCCACGTAGACATCGATATGCAGCGCTCAGGCCATCAGTTCACGTCCTGCGAAAACTCCATGGGCGTGGTCAGCCAGAACAAAGGGGTGCTACAGCCCCTATCCCGCGAAATGCTCAGCGAGGTAGCTATTCTGTCCGGGATTGCTATTGCAACACTGGGCGACCGCTCGACAGTCGATTGGGTAGGATATACGGAAAACTACGATACGATTCGGGATGCGATTGCTCGGGTGATTCCCGGCTTCGATAAGTTTAACGAGAAGATTCGTAAGCCGGGTGGCTTTTATCTGCCCAATGGCCCTCGCGAACGAAACTTCACCACGGAAAATGGAAAGGCTAATTTTACCGTGACGGACATGCCGAAACATACCCTTGAGCCAGATCAACTGGTGCTGATGTCCATTCGGAGCCACGACCAGTTCAATACGACAATTTATGATTACAACGACCGATACCGGGGCGTGTATGGCGAACGGCGGGTGATCTTCATGAATCCACAGGATATGGATGATCGGCACATCCGTGAGCGGCAGTTGGTGACGATTACCAGCCATTTTGAGGGCCAGAAACGAATGCTGGAGCGATTCATCGCTATTCCCTACAACATTCCTAAAGGCAACACCGCGGCTTATTACCCGGAAATGAACCCGCTGGTTCCCATTGCCAGTGTTGCCTACATCAGCAACCAGCCGACCTCTAAGTTTGTGGTCGTTACGGTAGAACCAATTCCCGAATTGCTACCCGAAGGAAGTACATCGACCATCCGAATGACGGTAGCGGCCTAG
- a CDS encoding 2TM domain-containing protein → METIHNTPQRDPYLWKQAKARVGFRIHLRTFLIINSGLWLIWAFTAFAVQSDGHSGTVFPWPIFPMIGWGIGLVSHYLTVFHSSEQNMIEKEYQKLVSQ, encoded by the coding sequence ATGGAAACGATACACAATACGCCCCAGCGCGACCCTTATTTGTGGAAACAAGCGAAAGCCCGCGTCGGTTTTCGTATTCACCTACGCACTTTCCTGATTATTAATAGTGGCTTGTGGCTCATCTGGGCTTTTACCGCCTTCGCCGTTCAGTCAGACGGCCATTCGGGCACTGTTTTCCCCTGGCCCATTTTCCCGATGATTGGCTGGGGTATCGGCTTAGTCTCACACTATCTCACCGTGTTTCATAGCAGCGAGCAAAACATGATTGAAAAAGAGTACCAGAAACTGGTGAGTCAGTGA
- a CDS encoding helix-hairpin-helix domain-containing protein produces MTNSEIVDLLELTGRLMELHDRDAFKTRTFQSAAFNLDKSTADLGNLPVEELVKLPGVGKSVAQKIREIAETGHLTDLDELLAQTPEGVLDMFRIKGLGVKKVRTLWHELGITNLRDLQLAGENGQIAKIKGFGTSTQEKILAALEFLQEQQGKVRMDKAAMMANLLQDELSTHFERVELSGQVRRKAQEVDVVQLLIQTSDPISAMGTLNTLPNLHQNEVESSPFVWRGQLTGFDVQVELLLYPAEQMNRQLFIHTAADPHLRQAGTGGIPLLQIAYASNLPDVKNPTATAVADAEKAIYQQAGLPYIVPEMREDDFAFRWASRHSNEELVTWDDLRGTLHNHSTWSDGKQSVADMAAYCRELGLSYFGIADHSKTASYAGGLDAERVHQQQLEIDELNKGFGDEFRIFKGIESDILSDGSLDYDDATLATFDYVVASVHQTLTMTQEKATTRLLRAIENPYTTILGHPTGRLLLAREGYPIDHRAIIDACAEHNVIIEINASPYRLDIDWHWIDYAMQQGVMLSINPDAHNLVGLLDMHYGVAIGRKGGLTKAMTFNALTLEEMSNYLQNRRKNILK; encoded by the coding sequence ATGACCAATTCCGAAATCGTCGACCTGCTTGAATTGACTGGCCGGTTGATGGAGCTTCACGACCGTGATGCCTTCAAAACCCGTACCTTCCAGAGTGCCGCCTTTAACCTGGACAAATCCACGGCTGACCTGGGCAACCTGCCCGTAGAGGAACTGGTTAAACTGCCCGGCGTGGGCAAATCGGTAGCACAAAAAATCCGGGAAATAGCTGAAACCGGACACCTGACGGACCTGGATGAGCTGCTGGCCCAAACGCCCGAAGGTGTTCTGGACATGTTTCGGATAAAGGGATTGGGTGTTAAGAAAGTCCGTACTCTCTGGCATGAGTTGGGCATTACCAACCTTCGGGATCTTCAACTGGCGGGCGAGAACGGCCAAATCGCCAAAATTAAAGGATTTGGGACCAGCACGCAGGAGAAAATACTGGCTGCCCTGGAGTTTTTGCAGGAACAGCAAGGCAAGGTACGAATGGACAAAGCGGCCATGATGGCTAACTTGCTCCAGGACGAATTATCAACGCATTTCGAGCGCGTCGAACTCAGTGGTCAGGTACGTCGGAAAGCGCAGGAGGTGGATGTCGTCCAACTGCTGATCCAGACCAGCGATCCGATTTCGGCAATGGGTACGCTGAATACGTTGCCCAATCTACATCAAAACGAAGTCGAATCGTCGCCGTTTGTTTGGCGGGGACAATTAACGGGGTTCGATGTTCAGGTAGAATTGCTGCTGTATCCGGCCGAACAAATGAACCGGCAACTCTTCATTCATACCGCTGCCGACCCCCATTTACGCCAGGCCGGAACGGGAGGTATTCCCTTACTCCAGATTGCGTATGCGAGTAATCTGCCAGACGTAAAGAACCCAACGGCGACGGCAGTAGCTGACGCAGAAAAGGCTATCTACCAGCAGGCGGGTTTACCGTATATCGTTCCCGAGATGCGCGAAGATGACTTTGCTTTTCGCTGGGCCAGCCGCCATTCCAATGAAGAACTCGTCACCTGGGATGACCTTCGGGGAACGCTGCATAACCACAGCACCTGGTCGGATGGCAAGCAATCCGTGGCCGATATGGCGGCCTACTGCCGGGAACTGGGCTTGAGTTATTTTGGTATTGCCGACCATTCCAAAACGGCTTCTTATGCCGGTGGACTCGACGCCGAACGGGTGCATCAGCAACAGCTCGAAATCGATGAACTGAACAAAGGGTTTGGGGATGAATTTCGTATTTTTAAAGGCATTGAGTCGGATATTCTGAGTGACGGTTCCCTCGATTACGATGATGCTACGCTGGCTACCTTCGATTATGTGGTTGCATCGGTCCATCAAACCCTGACGATGACTCAGGAGAAGGCCACGACGCGGTTGTTACGGGCCATTGAAAACCCTTATACGACAATCCTCGGGCATCCCACCGGTCGTTTACTACTCGCTCGCGAAGGCTATCCAATCGATCACCGGGCCATCATCGACGCTTGTGCCGAGCACAATGTCATAATTGAAATCAACGCCAGTCCATACCGGCTCGACATTGACTGGCACTGGATCGATTACGCCATGCAGCAGGGGGTTATGCTGAGTATCAACCCCGATGCACACAATCTGGTTGGGTTGCTTGACATGCATTATGGCGTGGCCATAGGCCGAAAAGGCGGCTTAACCAAAGCCATGACCTTTAATGCCCTCACGCTGGAAGAGATGAGTAATTATCTTCAAAATAGGCGTAAAAATATACTTAAGTAG
- a CDS encoding DUF4249 domain-containing protein: protein MIKKKIDCFKRTGSWGICLLMLAMYACVTPYQPDTISIDSSLIIEGQITDQPGPYTIKLSRTADYSFKSLNLLEAGATVVISDNQGNQETLKEQSPGGTYQTSATGLRGVPGRSYTLTIQTKSGKRYVSTPEVLPAVPPIQKLYYESNYTPATATADAVQTWSVFLDSKDPDTLGNYYKWNWTHYEMAIACQKTFVPARSIYTGITCCSDCWDITRCYTCINLNSDANINGKAISRQFIADVPFTSFSRYYIEVEQQALSRSAYQFWKSVRQLTNNTGGLFDAAPSTVQGNVKSVSNPDELVYGYFGATGLSAGYLYVDRSTGQGAPKLDFPTETPYPTTPPCIACANNLYRTPVKPRWWTY, encoded by the coding sequence ATGATAAAGAAAAAAATAGATTGCTTTAAACGAACGGGAAGTTGGGGTATCTGCCTGTTGATGCTGGCTATGTATGCGTGTGTAACCCCTTATCAGCCGGATACAATCAGTATCGACTCATCTCTGATCATTGAGGGCCAGATTACGGATCAACCGGGACCATATACCATCAAACTTTCGCGAACAGCCGATTATTCTTTTAAAAGCCTCAACCTGCTGGAAGCTGGCGCAACGGTTGTCATCTCCGACAATCAGGGTAATCAGGAAACCCTGAAAGAGCAATCACCGGGGGGCACTTATCAGACCAGTGCAACGGGGCTACGGGGCGTGCCGGGACGAAGCTATACGCTCACGATTCAAACTAAATCCGGCAAACGGTATGTGTCGACACCGGAAGTTTTACCCGCCGTTCCACCCATTCAGAAACTGTACTACGAATCCAATTACACACCCGCTACAGCCACTGCCGATGCCGTACAAACCTGGTCTGTTTTTCTGGATTCAAAAGATCCAGATACGTTAGGTAACTACTACAAGTGGAATTGGACGCATTATGAGATGGCCATTGCGTGCCAGAAAACCTTTGTGCCTGCCAGAAGTATCTATACGGGTATAACCTGCTGTTCTGACTGCTGGGATATTACCCGTTGTTACACTTGCATCAACCTTAATTCAGACGCAAACATTAACGGAAAAGCAATTAGCCGACAGTTTATTGCTGATGTACCCTTCACGTCATTCAGTCGATATTATATAGAAGTTGAGCAGCAGGCACTTAGCCGAAGCGCCTACCAGTTCTGGAAAAGTGTGCGGCAACTGACCAATAATACAGGCGGATTATTTGATGCAGCTCCGTCAACTGTGCAGGGGAATGTAAAATCTGTCAGTAATCCTGACGAATTGGTGTACGGGTATTTTGGGGCAACTGGCCTTTCGGCAGGTTATTTATATGTAGACCGCAGTACAGGTCAGGGAGCACCTAAACTAGATTTTCCAACGGAGACGCCCTACCCAACAACACCGCCCTGTATTGCGTGCGCAAACAACTTGTACCGGACACCCGTCAAGCCGCGCTGGTGGACTTATTAA
- a CDS encoding TonB-dependent receptor, whose amino-acid sequence MRFLCLLLLSLWLLNGAMAQQKNNSTVAPATFSATGYVRDVKTGKPIQGVNIVVLNVSKGYVTAKDGFYIVQLPPGQYVLRFSHVGYRSKQDTISLQKTLFREVTMEDDAKDLEEVVVTSETPDRNVRKVEIGVSQLTIRSIRRIPPLMGEVDIVRSLLLLPGVTTVGEGAPGFNVRGGSADQNLILFDEAPVFNSSHLMGFFSVFNPDVVRDVTLNRGGVAAAYGGRASSVLDVKIKEPDATKWSVNGGIGIISSRLGIEGPIIKNKLSFLIAARASFNDFLFKLAPPNLKGTQANFYDLTSKLKYQPNEKNTITLTGYLSKDIFKLASDSLSGQEINASSTRFNYQTMNAVLRWNYFMSKQVNLATSVILSRYQANLSSPDSSNAFELKSGVWHRQIKSDLTYTPNEVHQWQTGVSAIAYQIQPNTRVPGPYSNVLPVDLAREQAYELAAYVQDEWKVNTAVAVIAGLRYSELLNRGPATVRTYQENGPRQDETVASQQTYGSGKIYHSMGGLEPRLAVRWSVSEGKAIKVGYSRLRQYIQQVTNTTAALPTSRWHLSDMYTKPVIADQWSLGYFSNTADNDIEASGEVYYKTLTNAIDYRDGAELQLAQAVETQIVQGSGRAYGFEGLLRKNKGRWTGFMSYTYARTFLTMNSPYASERVNNGNPYPANYDKPHTLNVLATHRPTPWFSMSLNFTYSTGRPTTQPSAIARVAGILIPIYLDRNQQRVPDYHRLDFSMTFEQNPLKHKKNQSSWVFSIYNVYAHKNAYSIFYKLSPASASDAYKLSIFGTAFPSLTYNFKF is encoded by the coding sequence ATGCGTTTTTTATGTTTACTGTTGCTTTCATTATGGCTGCTCAATGGGGCTATGGCCCAGCAAAAAAACAACTCTACGGTTGCTCCGGCTACGTTCTCGGCAACGGGCTACGTTCGGGATGTGAAAACCGGTAAACCCATTCAGGGGGTCAACATTGTCGTACTGAACGTATCCAAAGGCTATGTGACCGCAAAAGATGGATTTTACATTGTCCAACTGCCGCCTGGCCAGTACGTCCTACGGTTCTCACACGTGGGCTATCGCTCTAAGCAGGATACCATTTCGTTGCAAAAAACGCTCTTCCGGGAGGTGACGATGGAAGACGATGCCAAAGACCTGGAAGAGGTCGTCGTGACCAGTGAAACACCCGACCGAAATGTTCGTAAAGTGGAAATAGGTGTTTCGCAATTGACCATTCGCAGCATCCGCCGGATTCCGCCCCTGATGGGCGAGGTCGACATCGTGCGCAGTCTGCTATTATTGCCGGGTGTAACAACGGTTGGTGAGGGCGCACCCGGTTTCAACGTTCGGGGCGGGAGCGCCGACCAGAACCTGATCTTGTTCGACGAGGCTCCGGTATTCAATTCCAGCCACTTAATGGGCTTTTTCTCCGTCTTTAACCCCGATGTGGTGCGCGACGTAACCTTGAATCGGGGTGGGGTAGCAGCCGCTTACGGGGGCAGGGCCTCGTCGGTACTCGATGTGAAGATCAAAGAGCCGGATGCCACTAAATGGAGTGTAAATGGAGGCATTGGCATCATTTCCAGCCGGTTAGGCATTGAGGGGCCAATCATTAAAAACAAACTGTCGTTTCTGATCGCTGCGCGGGCATCGTTTAATGATTTTCTGTTTAAACTGGCGCCCCCGAATCTGAAAGGGACACAAGCTAATTTCTACGACCTGACGTCTAAGCTTAAGTACCAGCCCAACGAAAAAAATACGATTACGCTGACGGGCTACCTGAGTAAGGATATTTTTAAGCTGGCGTCGGACTCCCTCTCCGGGCAGGAAATTAATGCCTCCTCAACCCGGTTCAATTATCAGACGATGAACGCCGTGCTGCGCTGGAATTACTTCATGAGTAAACAGGTCAATCTGGCCACATCTGTCATCTTAAGCCGTTATCAGGCTAATTTATCATCGCCCGACTCGTCGAACGCCTTTGAGTTGAAGTCAGGTGTCTGGCATCGGCAGATCAAATCAGACCTGACGTATACACCCAACGAAGTCCACCAATGGCAGACAGGCGTGAGCGCTATTGCTTACCAGATCCAGCCAAACACCCGTGTTCCGGGTCCGTATTCCAACGTGCTGCCGGTCGACTTAGCCCGCGAGCAGGCCTACGAACTCGCGGCCTATGTTCAGGACGAATGGAAAGTAAATACGGCGGTAGCGGTTATTGCCGGGCTGCGCTATTCCGAATTATTGAATCGGGGACCTGCCACGGTACGCACCTACCAGGAAAATGGCCCCCGGCAGGATGAAACGGTAGCCTCTCAGCAAACGTATGGGTCGGGTAAAATCTATCACTCAATGGGTGGACTGGAACCCCGGCTGGCCGTACGCTGGTCGGTCAGTGAGGGAAAGGCCATCAAAGTCGGCTATAGCCGACTGCGGCAGTATATTCAACAGGTAACCAATACAACAGCTGCCCTGCCCACGTCGCGCTGGCACCTGAGCGATATGTATACGAAGCCCGTAATCGCCGATCAGTGGTCACTGGGGTATTTTAGTAACACCGCCGACAATGACATTGAGGCATCGGGCGAAGTGTATTATAAAACACTGACCAATGCCATCGACTATCGGGACGGGGCCGAGCTGCAACTGGCGCAAGCGGTTGAAACGCAGATTGTGCAGGGGAGCGGCCGGGCCTACGGTTTTGAAGGCCTATTGCGCAAAAATAAGGGCCGTTGGACGGGTTTCATGAGTTATACCTATGCCCGCACCTTCCTGACCATGAATAGCCCGTACGCTAGCGAACGAGTCAACAACGGTAATCCATATCCGGCTAACTACGACAAACCCCATACCCTCAATGTACTGGCTACCCACCGTCCAACGCCTTGGTTTAGTATGTCGTTGAATTTTACCTACAGCACAGGGCGGCCAACGACGCAGCCGTCGGCCATTGCCCGGGTGGCAGGAATACTGATCCCGATCTATCTGGACCGTAACCAACAGCGCGTTCCGGATTATCACCGACTCGATTTCTCCATGACGTTTGAGCAGAATCCGCTCAAGCATAAGAAGAACCAGAGCAGTTGGGTGTTTTCGATCTACAACGTGTATGCCCACAAAAATGCGTACTCCATATTCTACAAGTTGAGTCCGGCCTCGGCTTCGGACGCCTATAAGCTATCAATTTTCGGTACGGCTTTCCCTTCATTGACTTACAACTTCAAATTCTGA